The following DNA comes from Sandaracinaceae bacterium.
CCTCGGCGACATCGTGGCTGGCAGCTCCGGGCCCGGTACCTTGCGCCTGTTCCGACAGAACCCCGTCGGGCAGTTCACGCACGTGCCCGCGTTCAATCTCTCAGCCAGCGTCAGCGCGCTGCGCTCCGGGAGGCTCTTCGACGACGCGCGCTCGGACGTGGTGGTCGTGCGTCCCAGCGGGACGGTCGAAGTGGCCTGCAACCAGGGGTCTCTGGCGGCGCCGGCTGCGGCGACGATCGTTTCGGGCTTCTCGGGTGCGCGGGACGCTGCCGTGGTCCGACTGAGCGACGCTCAGCGCGCGGTGGTCGCAGTGTCGCCCATCTTGCCCACCCTGCAGGTCGCCGCGCGAACCAGCGTCGCCATGCGCTGCGCGGTGCCGAGCGACTTCACCGTCACGCCCCTCGCGTTGGGGTCCAACGCCATCGCCGTCGCGGCCGGGCGCCTGCTGTCGCGGGCCACCGACGTGGAGGACGTCGTGGTCGTCACGGTCGGAGGGGACGTGCTCCTGCTGGCCAACGCACCCGCCGCTTTCGGAGGGCTGACGCTGCAGCCTTCGCCCATCGCCACAGGGCTCACGGGCGCTCTCAGCGCCGCCGTCGGAGACTTCGACGGAGACGGTCGGCTCGACATCGCCGTGGGCACCGAGACGGGGCCGCGCTTCCTGCGCAACACCAACGAGGCCGTGGACGGCTTTGTGGTGAGCACCGTGGCCACGGCGCCCACCAACGTCGTCGCCGTGCACAGCAGCGACATCAATCTGGACGGCCGTGACGACCTCATCACCGTCTCGAGCGCCAACGACAGCATCGACTGGTGGGAGCTCGTCGGCAGCACCTGGGTGCGACACTCCCTCGTCTCCGACTTCAACGAAGCCAGCGCCGCGACCACCGGCGACGTCGATGGCGATGGCGATCTGGACGTGATCGGCGTCGCGGCGGGCGCCGACCTGCTCACCTGGTGGGCCACCGAGGTCGCGAGCGCCACCTCGTTCGCGCGCTCCAAGGTCGACCGTGCCTTCGATGGTGCGCTGGCCGTGGTCGCCGCCGACCTCGACGCCGATGGCCGTCAGGACATCGTCGGGCTCGGCACCAACAACCTCTCGCGCTGGACGGTCCAGGGTTCGGCGAGCGCGCCGGTCTACACGGAGTTTCCTCTCGAAGAGGTCAGCGGTGGGCGTGCGCTCGCCGCGGGCGACCTCAATCAGGACGGCGCGACCGACCTGGTGGTGTCCGACGACGGCGGGGTGCGCGTGTTCATTCGACGCTCGGACGGGTCCGGTTTCAACGAGCTCGGCACCGCCAACGGGCTCGGGACCTCGGGCCTGGGGGTGGTCTACTTGGCGTTAGGCGACGTCAGCGGTGACGGCGTGCCCGACATCGTCGGCGTGACCACGACGAGCGTGTTCTTGTGGACCAACCCAGGCAATGGAGGGTCCATGTTCACGCGAGCCACGGTGGGCACCGTCGCGGTCGCGAACGCCGTCGCCGTGGGTGACACCGACGGGGACGGCCTGCTCGACATCGTCGTGTCCACCACTTCCCCAGACATGATGCCAGTACCGGGCGTCCACGTCTTCTCGCGCGCGTCCGTGACTGAAGAGTTCACGACCACGACGCTCATGGACTCGTTCCCTGCGGAGCACGTTACCGTGGGCGACATCGACGGCGACGGTCGCGCCGAGATCTTCGCGGGCGCGTCGCGCCTCAACGCGCTCGTGTCCTCGTGGGCCTGGGATGGCAGCGCCTACCGTCAGCACGTGCTCTCGACGGCCTTCGAGGCCACGTGGACGCACCGCATGCAGCTCACGGACGTGGACTCGGACGGCGACCTCGACGTGCTCGTGGCCTTCGCAGTAGACCCCATCAACAGCATCGGCTGGTTCGAGAACATCAACGACAGCGACGCAGGTTGGGTGCTGCACGCGGTCACCAGCAGCAGCGCGGCGGGTGACTCCATGGCCACGGCCGACTTCGACGGTGACGGTGACCTGGACATCGTCGTCGCGCATGGCCTCGACTCGGAGGTGGTCCTGTACAAGAACGATGGTGTTGCGTGGTGGCGTCCAGCGGGTAGATAGGGGCTCGGCCGGGTCCCACGCGGGGCCCGCGCGTTCGAGCCATGCAGGATCCCGCTGACAAACCACCCGCTCCGTCGAGCGGTCCCCGCGCACCTGTGCCGGCCCACGGGCTCGGTACTGCGCCGGCCGAGGCTGCTGACGAGGGGCGGGTGCGCTCCGCGATCGAGCTGCTGGAGTGGTTGGATGAGGATCAGGCGCGTGTCATGGCCGTGGACGAGGAGCTGCGGAAGCGCCTGATGATCGTGGCCGGACGTCTCGTACGACCGAGCCGTGACGATCGTAAGCGCCGCGTGAAGGAAGAGCGACGGGCGCGCCGGCGGGACAAGCGCACGGCGGACGAGGCGCAGCTCAACGCGACGGGCATTCGTCGCAAGCGCGAGGAGCCGGTCTATGTGACCCCCCGTGCGCCGGCACTGCGCATGGGGTCCGCCGCGGGCCCCGTCGAGGAGCAGCTGCGCGACCTCGACGCCGTCGACGCGTTCGAGGCCGCGGGCGCACCGACATCCGACGAGGCCCGTGAGCGGGGGGGCGGTGCGCGGCGAGTGGAAGACGGGGTCGCGCCCGAGCCCGAAGGGCCGCGCGTGCAAGAGGCGCGCGTCTGCTACGTGTGCAAGACGTCGTACGAGACGCTGCACCACTTCTACGATCAGCTCTGCCCTGCGTGTGGCGACTTCGGGTTTGCCAAGCGTCAGCAGACGGCCGATCTGCGGGGCCGCGTCGTGCTCATCACGGGCGCGCGCGTCAAGATCGGCTACCAAGCGGCCATCATGCTCCTGCGCGCAGGAGCTCACGTGGTGGTCACCACCCGCTTCCCGCGTGACGCCGCGGCGCGCTACGCCCGTGAAGAAGACTTCGAAGACTTCCGCGACCGCCTCGAGGTGCATGGCCTGGACCTGCGCCACACGCCGAGCGTCGAGCTGTTCGCGCAGCACCTCACGGACACGCTCCCCACGCTGGACTTCATCGTCCACAACGCCTGCCAGACCGTGCGCCGCCCGCCGGGGTTCTACGGTCACCTCGTGGACGGCGAGCGCGAGTCTGCGCGCCTGTCGCCTGCGGCCGAGTCCCTCGTGGCCGCCCACGAAGCGTTCAAGCGCACCTCTTCGGCAGACGCGCTCAGCACGCGCGGCGACGTGCCGCAGCTCTTGGACGCTGCGGGCATCCATCACGCCGCCACCCTCAGCCAGGTGCCGCTGGTGGCAGGTGACGACGACCGCAGCGCGGCGTTGTTCCCACCCGACCAGCTCGACGCCGACCTGCAGCAGCGCGATCTGCGCGACCACAACAGCTGGCGGCTGACCCTGGCCGAGGTGCCTACGGTGGAGCTGCTCGAGGTCCAGCTCGTCAACGCCATCGCGCCCTTCGTGCTGAACGCACGGCTCAAGCCGCTCATGACGCGCATGCGCACGGGGGACAAACACATCGTCAATGTGTCGGCCATGGAGGGGCAGTTCTACCGTGCCTTCAAGACCGACAAGCACCCGCACACCAACATGGCCAAGGCCGCGCTGAACATGATGACGCGCACGTCCGCCATCGACTACGTGCGTGACGGCATCCACATGAACAGCGTGGACACGGGCTGGGTCAGCGACGAAGATCCAGTGGGCCTCGCCGCCTACAAGCAGGTGGTGCACCGCTTCCACCCACCACTCGACATCGTGGACGGCGCCGCGCGCATCGTGGACCCCATCCTGCACGGCGTGAACACGGGCGAGCACGTGTGGGGCCAGTTCCTGAAGGACTACCGACCCGTCCCGTGGTGAGGCTGTGCTCCGTGCGAGCGTAGAGGCTCCGTTCGTGCTCGTTCGACCGCCTCGTCGATCCGGCCCGCGATTGAATGCAGCGCACCCCACATGCGTCTCGAAGCCATCCCATTTTCTGCCCAGACCAGGCACACTCCTCAGAGGAGAACCCCCAAGCATGACCCGCGCCCGCGCCCTTCGAAGCCTCTTGGTCCTCAGCCTGCTCGCCATCCCCGTCGTGGCCTATGCCCAAGCCCGCACGTTCACCGTCGGGAGCGGCAGCCGCATCGCGTTCACGTCGAACGCCCCCCTCGAGACCATCAACGGCTCCAGCTCGAGCGTGCGCGGCAGCGTCTCGGTCAACCCTGCCAACCTCGGCAGCGTCAGCGGTCGCATCGAGGTGCCGGTGCGCACGCTGCGCACCGGCCTCGACCTGCGTGATGAGCACCTCCACGGCGACGGCTGGCTCGACGCCGCCCGCTACCCCAACGCCGTGTTCGAGATCACGGGCGTCGAGGGCGCCTCGTCGCTCACGCCCAACCAGGAGGCCCGCGTCACGGTCGTCGGTCGCTTCACGTTGCACGGCCAGACGCACCCCGTGCGCGCCGAGACGCGCGTCAAGCTCGTGACGGGTGACGGCCCGGACCACCTGCGCGTGCGCAGCCGCTTCACGGTCAACCTGCCGCAGTACGGCGTGTCGGTCCCGGCGCTGGTGCGCGCCAAGGTCAGCGACAACATCAGCGTGAACATCACGCTGCGCGCCAACGCCAGCTGAGCATCGCCGCGCTCCCGGCTCGCCGGCTGTAGCCCGCGCTCGGTTCCGTGCGCGGGCTGCCTGTTGCTGGCCGCGCGAGGTCGGCACTTCCCGTCAGAAGGCGCCGCGCTCTAGCTCGAACAGCACCACCCCCGCGTCGCGCGGCACGAACACGCCGCCGCCCACGCTGCGGAAGTGCTTGCTGAGCTGCTGCGTGTACCACTCGGGCGGGCGCAGGTGGACGTCGCCGTCCGTGACCTCCTGCGACACGTTCTGCTCCCAGTCGGTCGTGGTGAGCGCCTCCAGGTAGAGCGCCCCTTCCGTCACCCGCGCGAGCGTCTTGATGGCCTGACGGGCCTCGCGCGCCGGCAGGTACTGCAGCACGCCCTGGCAGATGACCAGGTCGGCGGGCTCGCCGTCGTACGCGGCGATCGAGCTGTGCACCCACTCGTACTCGCCACAGAGGTACTCGCTGACCTCCACGCCCGTGTAGTCGATGCTCGCGTCCACCTGCGCGAGCGCGTCGCGCCAGCGCCCCACGCCGCAGCCGAGATCGAGCGCCGTCTCCACCGCTACGCCGAGGTACTCGAGATAGGAGCACACGAAGCGCACCAGCGTGAGCGTCTCTTCGGCCGAGCTCACCGCCGTCGCGGCGTCCTCGTAGTGCCGCTGGTAGTACGCCGCGTCGAAGCGGCGCGGGTCCGACGGGAGCATGTTCCCCTGTCCCTTGGCAGGCTGTCTCGAGCGGCGCGCGCGCTCACGCGCGGCCCGCCCGCGACTGTCCCCAGAGCCCCCCACTAGCGGACCTGCTGTACGCTCAGCGTGTACGAGCCTGTCTCCCCAGGGCGGAAGCTGGTGACCAGCACCTGCCAGGTGCCGGTCTGCGTCACGTCCAGGTCGTAGCCCGCGTCGGTACCGGCGGCCTGGTTGCGGTCGTCGTTGTCGATCTGGGCGCCAGTTGGAGGCTTGATGATGAGGTAGGTGTCGAACTGCCCCGAGCGCGCGTCGATGGCGTAGCGCTGCCCGGCAGTGAACTGGAAGTTGTGCCGGTCCACGAACTCGCCCGAGTTGAGCGTGGAGTCCCCCGCGGCGAGCGTCCCGCTGCGGACGTCAGCAGGCGTGGTGGGGGTGGTCGGCACCGTGGGCACCGCGGGGACCTGCGCCCCACCGACCAGCTGCACCTGCGTCGGGACGTTGGCGAGCACCGTGACGTTCTGCTGCGCGACGATGGTCCCTGCCTGGGATATGGCCACCTGGTGCGCCCCCGCGAGGACGGACACTTCGCGCCCGTGCTGCGCATCACCGAGAGGAGATCCGTCCACGAGCAGCTGCCCACCCGTGATGTTGGTGATCACGATGATGCTACCCGTCGCACCAGCCACCGGAGGCGGATTCCCCAGCGTGGCGGGGTTCGCCGTGGTGGGGGGCGTCACAGGGTCGGTCGGTCCCGCCACCAGGGGCTCCGAGCCGCTATTTCCACGCCCGAGCAGGAACCACGCTCCGCCGCCCACCAGCGCCAGCAGCACCAGGCCGATACCTGCACCTCCAACGATCCAGGCCGCGTTGCTACCACCGCTGGGGCTGCTGGGCGCGCCGTACGTCACGGGGCTCGCCGGGGTGGTGTGCGTTCCACCGCTCGAGCCGAAGCCGCCCGACGGTCCGGGGGTCCCGAAGCCGCCGGGTGTGTTCCCGCCAGGTGCACCGAAACCGCCGGGTGTGTTCCCGCCAGGTGCACCGAAACCGCCAGGTGTGTTCCCGCCAGGTGCACCGAAACCGCCGGGTGTGTTCCCACCGGCCGCATACCCACCTCCCGCCGTCCCGAAGGGCGCGGGCGAGGGTGCGGTCTCGGGCCCCCCTTGCGCCGTGGCGCTCATTGGAGTGGGCATGGGTGTCCCCCAGGAGTTGGTCGGCGCGACGGGCGGGGAAACCGCAGTCGACGCCGCCGAACCCCGCACGCGCCGTAGCTCGTCCAGCAGGCTGCCGGCGTCCTGTGGGCGCTCGACCGCGTTCTTTGCGAGACAGCGGTCCACCAGCGCCGCCAGCGCGGGGGGCGTGCTCGGGGCCACCTCGGCCAGCGGCGGGTGCGGGGCCGTGCAGGCGTGCACCACGATGGCGCTGGCGGTCTCGCCGATGAACGGAGTGCGGCCGCTGAGCGCCTCGTACATCATCGCACCCATGGCCCACACGTCCGCTGCCGCCGTCACGCCTCGCGCACTCATGGCTTGCTCTGGCGCCATGTAGTGCGGCGTGCCCATCGCGATGCCCGTCTGCGTGACGTTCTCGCTGCTCTTGTCCAGGTCGCGTGCGATGCCGAAGTCCAGCAGCTTCACCTTCAGGCTGCCGTCGCGTTGCTGCGCGAGGATGACGTTCTCCGGCTTCAGGTCGCGGTGGACGATGCCGTTGCGGTGCGCCGCGGCCAGCGCCTCCAGCATCTCCTCGAAGATGTCCAGCACCGCCGCGCGCGTGTGGCCGCCACGGCCCAGCCAGTCGCGGAACGTGTCTCCGCTGAGCATCTCCATCGCCACGAACAGGCTGCCGTCGCTGGCGTCGTAGTCGGCGTCGTACACCTCGACGATGCCGGGGTGTCCAATCTGCGCCGGCGCGCTCACCTCGCGGAGGAAGCGCTGACGGGCGCCCGTGTCCTTCCCGATGTGCGGGAAGAGCACCTTGAGCGCCACCTGCTTCTTGGTCATGCGGTGGCGGGCCTCGTACACGACGCCCATGCCGCCGCGCGCGATCTCACGAACCACCTCGTAGCGGCCCCCCACGACCTGATTGTTCGCTTCCGTCACGTTGGGCTCTCTCTGTTGTTCGTGTCCGACCCCAGTCTACGTCGGCGCCGCTCCCACCTGCCCCACCTGCCCCCATCCGGCTCGAGGACGGGCGATGGCCCACCAGCGGCGCGACGCTCGACTCAGAGTTCGAAGTCGCCTTGTTCCAGGATCTCGGAGATACGGTACAGGAAACCGTTGGCGTGCACACCGTCCACGATGCGGTGGTCGTAGGTGAGCGCCATGTACATGACCGGGTGGATCGCCATCAGGTCCTGATCCTCGCGCTCCACGACTACCACGCGCTTCTTGATGGTGCCGAGGCGCAAGATGCCCACGTTCGGCTGCGAGATGATGGCGCCGCCCACCAGGTTGCCCTTGAGGCCCGGGTTGGTCACCGAGAAGGTCTTGCCGGCGAGGTCGTCCGGGGTGAGCTTCCCGTCGCGCGCGCGCAGCGCCACGTCCGTGACGGCGCGGGCCAGGCCGCGCACGGTCAGCTCGTCCGCGTTGCGGATGACCGGCACCACGAGGCCGTCCGGCGTGTCCACCGCGATGCCCAGGTTCACGTCACGCAGCTTCACGTACGCGTCGTCCAGAACGCGGGCGTTGAGCTCCGGGAACTCGCGCAGCGCGCGCGCAGTGGCGGCTAGCGTGAAGGCCAGGTACGTGAGGCTCACGCCTTCTTTCTTGTACTGGTTCTTGTAGCGCTCGCGCAGGCGCGCCGTCGCGTCCAGGTCGCACTCGGCGAAGGTCACTACCTCGGGAGAGGTCTGCTTCGAGTACACCATGTGGTCCGCGATGATCCGGCGCCGACGGGTGAACGGCACCACCTCGTCGCCGGGCGAGGGCCGATACGGCGGCACCTTGAACGCGCTCGGGCGCGCGCCTACCAGGCTGGTGGCGGCAGCCAACGCGCCAGCGCCGCTCGGGGCGCTGGGAGCCGGTGGGGTCATCGCGGGTGCGGCCGGGGCGTTGGCTCGGCCGGCTTGGCTCTCCGCGC
Coding sequences within:
- a CDS encoding VCBS repeat-containing protein, encoding MNDLILRRPGSGPRTLASALLVALAGGCTVLDLPDPPTFELNDNDRACRVDTDCAGVEIVSQRGTLLADSDPDGDTGPLPQCLEVSVICNTDHNVCEAEVRVRDADGDEAFDPNCAGFEFAPFVEDCDDSNPDVTQRDADGDGQVSTLCVRDPGPDCDDTRPTVLSGAPVEICDGFVSDCDAWVDGVSPARPEEDADGDLVAPPGADCEAGASGARDAPGGFPKTDCDDANPFVFPGAPEVCDGLINDCGTGMGPRANEDADGDGFGAPDGDCVESEAFPKTDCDDDDPATYPGAPEICDRITNDCNMPREPRLVEDADGDGLASFDAPCAAGPIPFGDCINGADSDPTSRYCAFLERFPGLDETLTSAAGVTFLDYDDDGLGDIVAGSSGPGTLRLFRQNPVGQFTHVPAFNLSASVSALRSGRLFDDARSDVVVVRPSGTVEVACNQGSLAAPAAATIVSGFSGARDAAVVRLSDAQRAVVAVSPILPTLQVAARTSVAMRCAVPSDFTVTPLALGSNAIAVAAGRLLSRATDVEDVVVVTVGGDVLLLANAPAAFGGLTLQPSPIATGLTGALSAAVGDFDGDGRLDIAVGTETGPRFLRNTNEAVDGFVVSTVATAPTNVVAVHSSDINLDGRDDLITVSSANDSIDWWELVGSTWVRHSLVSDFNEASAATTGDVDGDGDLDVIGVAAGADLLTWWATEVASATSFARSKVDRAFDGALAVVAADLDADGRQDIVGLGTNNLSRWTVQGSASAPVYTEFPLEEVSGGRALAAGDLNQDGATDLVVSDDGGVRVFIRRSDGSGFNELGTANGLGTSGLGVVYLALGDVSGDGVPDIVGVTTTSVFLWTNPGNGGSMFTRATVGTVAVANAVAVGDTDGDGLLDIVVSTTSPDMMPVPGVHVFSRASVTEEFTTTTLMDSFPAEHVTVGDIDGDGRAEIFAGASRLNALVSSWAWDGSAYRQHVLSTAFEATWTHRMQLTDVDSDGDLDVLVAFAVDPINSIGWFENINDSDAGWVLHAVTSSSAAGDSMATADFDGDGDLDIVVAHGLDSEVVLYKNDGVAWWRPAGR
- a CDS encoding SDR family oxidoreductase; its protein translation is MAVDEELRKRLMIVAGRLVRPSRDDRKRRVKEERRARRRDKRTADEAQLNATGIRRKREEPVYVTPRAPALRMGSAAGPVEEQLRDLDAVDAFEAAGAPTSDEARERGGGARRVEDGVAPEPEGPRVQEARVCYVCKTSYETLHHFYDQLCPACGDFGFAKRQQTADLRGRVVLITGARVKIGYQAAIMLLRAGAHVVVTTRFPRDAAARYAREEDFEDFRDRLEVHGLDLRHTPSVELFAQHLTDTLPTLDFIVHNACQTVRRPPGFYGHLVDGERESARLSPAAESLVAAHEAFKRTSSADALSTRGDVPQLLDAAGIHHAATLSQVPLVAGDDDRSAALFPPDQLDADLQQRDLRDHNSWRLTLAEVPTVELLEVQLVNAIAPFVLNARLKPLMTRMRTGDKHIVNVSAMEGQFYRAFKTDKHPHTNMAKAALNMMTRTSAIDYVRDGIHMNSVDTGWVSDEDPVGLAAYKQVVHRFHPPLDIVDGAARIVDPILHGVNTGEHVWGQFLKDYRPVPW
- a CDS encoding YceI family protein — its product is MTRARALRSLLVLSLLAIPVVAYAQARTFTVGSGSRIAFTSNAPLETINGSSSSVRGSVSVNPANLGSVSGRIEVPVRTLRTGLDLRDEHLHGDGWLDAARYPNAVFEITGVEGASSLTPNQEARVTVVGRFTLHGQTHPVRAETRVKLVTGDGPDHLRVRSRFTVNLPQYGVSVPALVRAKVSDNISVNITLRANAS
- a CDS encoding class I SAM-dependent methyltransferase, which translates into the protein MLPSDPRRFDAAYYQRHYEDAATAVSSAEETLTLVRFVCSYLEYLGVAVETALDLGCGVGRWRDALAQVDASIDYTGVEVSEYLCGEYEWVHSSIAAYDGEPADLVICQGVLQYLPAREARQAIKTLARVTEGALYLEALTTTDWEQNVSQEVTDGDVHLRPPEWYTQQLSKHFRSVGGGVFVPRDAGVVLFELERGAF
- a CDS encoding protein kinase, coding for MTEANNQVVGGRYEVVREIARGGMGVVYEARHRMTKKQVALKVLFPHIGKDTGARQRFLREVSAPAQIGHPGIVEVYDADYDASDGSLFVAMEMLSGDTFRDWLGRGGHTRAAVLDIFEEMLEALAAAHRNGIVHRDLKPENVILAQQRDGSLKVKLLDFGIARDLDKSSENVTQTGIAMGTPHYMAPEQAMSARGVTAAADVWAMGAMMYEALSGRTPFIGETASAIVVHACTAPHPPLAEVAPSTPPALAALVDRCLAKNAVERPQDAGSLLDELRRVRGSAASTAVSPPVAPTNSWGTPMPTPMSATAQGGPETAPSPAPFGTAGGGYAAGGNTPGGFGAPGGNTPGGFGAPGGNTPGGFGAPGGNTPGGFGTPGPSGGFGSSGGTHTTPASPVTYGAPSSPSGGSNAAWIVGGAGIGLVLLALVGGGAWFLLGRGNSGSEPLVAGPTDPVTPPTTANPATLGNPPPVAGATGSIIVITNITGGQLLVDGSPLGDAQHGREVSVLAGAHQVAISQAGTIVAQQNVTVLANVPTQVQLVGGAQVPAVPTVPTTPTTPADVRSGTLAAGDSTLNSGEFVDRHNFQFTAGQRYAIDARSGQFDTYLIIKPPTGAQIDNDDRNQAAGTDAGYDLDVTQTGTWQVLVTSFRPGETGSYTLSVQQVR
- a CDS encoding 2-oxo acid dehydrogenase subunit E2, which produces MPQLGESVVEGTVGKWLVSEGDAVAKDQPIVEILTDKADSEVPSPVDGVIVKILAAADDVLAVGSVLCEIEEGATAAAPPKAAETSKAAGTSDKTAPSSPSVRKLARESGVDLVNVTGTGPSGRITAEDVRAESQAGRANAPAAPAMTPPAPSAPSGAGALAAATSLVGARPSAFKVPPYRPSPGDEVVPFTRRRRIIADHMVYSKQTSPEVVTFAECDLDATARLRERYKNQYKKEGVSLTYLAFTLAATARALREFPELNARVLDDAYVKLRDVNLGIAVDTPDGLVVPVIRNADELTVRGLARAVTDVALRARDGKLTPDDLAGKTFSVTNPGLKGNLVGGAIISQPNVGILRLGTIKKRVVVVEREDQDLMAIHPVMYMALTYDHRIVDGVHANGFLYRISEILEQGDFEL